In the Elusimicrobiota bacterium genome, one interval contains:
- a CDS encoding PBP1A family penicillin-binding protein gives MGRPRRRASWSRLTVLCVLVLAGAAAVLSYRAESLLSRLVLGGLGQSFSTRVFASPAALGEGSPRDPRRFMARLDRLGYRRVREPRARAPGQYSWRAPVLTVFLRGFSAPLPAQDPGLFSASFPEGGGAARVVDASGSAVPRIRIEPELAAELSGAKKVRREPAASEDIPQALKDAVVATEDKRFFSHWGLDPRALLRSGLNDLKGGSIQGGSTITQQLAKNLFLSSRRSLRRKLVEAAFSLYLEARLSKERILVLYLNEIYMGQDGPVAVAGIKAAARFYFEKDLRRLSLGECALLAGIIRSPYRYNPRRDRQAAQERRDFVLRRMREEGSINDARLRGALAEPLAVADRPSRERRGPSYFVAEVVRQALPRYGEEALFREGLSLYTTMDPMAQDAAEAVVRRGRAQAALVALAPDDGRVLALVGGRDFAESQFNRATQARRQPGSAFKPFLYGAALEKGYTPASLLDDRPKTYPGAAGPWRPRNYDGVYAGTTTLRSALAHSLNAAALDLANQLGPAAAAQFARRMGIASPLEESLALVLGTSEVSLLELTAAYAPFDNGGFRVEPRLIDSVTDAHGDVLEFARGERESVLDPARAYLLTSLLESVTKEGTAKDLPRLGFSRPCAGKTGTTEDGRDAWFVGYTPQLLAGVWVGDDRNRPLKLTGAKDALPVWASFMKAAAEGPAAAFAQPQGLVTVTIDPASGLRARAGCPQRQDEVFLAGTEPTAECPLHPGGVWGWLRKWFRRR, from the coding sequence ATGGGGCGCCCCCGCCGCAGAGCCTCTTGGTCCCGGCTCACGGTCCTGTGCGTCTTGGTCCTGGCCGGGGCGGCGGCGGTCCTCTCCTACCGCGCCGAGTCCTTGCTCTCCCGCCTCGTGCTGGGCGGCCTGGGGCAGAGCTTCTCCACCCGGGTCTTCGCCTCCCCGGCAGCCCTGGGCGAGGGTTCGCCGCGCGACCCGCGGCGCTTCATGGCGCGCCTCGACCGCCTGGGCTACCGCCGCGTCCGCGAGCCCCGGGCGCGGGCGCCGGGTCAATACTCCTGGCGGGCGCCGGTCCTTACGGTCTTCCTCCGGGGCTTCTCGGCGCCCCTGCCGGCGCAGGACCCCGGGCTCTTCAGCGCGAGCTTCCCCGAAGGCGGCGGCGCGGCCCGGGTCGTCGACGCCTCGGGCTCGGCCGTGCCCCGGATCCGGATCGAGCCGGAGCTCGCCGCCGAGCTCTCCGGGGCCAAGAAGGTCCGGCGCGAGCCGGCCGCCTCCGAAGACATCCCGCAGGCGCTCAAGGACGCCGTGGTCGCCACCGAGGACAAGCGCTTCTTCAGCCACTGGGGCCTGGACCCACGCGCCCTGCTGCGCTCCGGGCTCAACGACCTCAAGGGCGGCTCCATCCAGGGCGGCAGCACCATCACCCAACAGCTCGCCAAGAACCTGTTCCTCAGCTCCCGCCGCTCTTTGCGCCGCAAGCTCGTGGAGGCCGCCTTCTCCCTGTATCTGGAGGCCCGGCTGAGCAAGGAACGCATACTCGTCCTCTACCTCAACGAGATCTACATGGGCCAGGACGGTCCCGTGGCCGTTGCCGGGATCAAGGCCGCGGCCCGCTTCTATTTCGAGAAGGACCTGCGCCGGCTGAGCCTGGGGGAGTGCGCCCTGCTCGCCGGGATCATCCGCTCCCCCTACCGCTATAATCCCCGCCGCGACCGGCAAGCCGCTCAGGAGCGCCGCGACTTCGTGCTGCGCCGCATGCGCGAGGAAGGCTCCATCAACGACGCGCGCCTGCGCGGCGCCCTGGCCGAGCCCCTGGCCGTGGCCGACCGGCCCTCGCGCGAGCGCCGGGGCCCGTCCTATTTCGTGGCCGAGGTGGTCAGGCAGGCCCTGCCCCGCTACGGTGAGGAGGCCCTCTTCCGGGAAGGTCTGAGCCTCTACACGACCATGGACCCCATGGCGCAGGACGCGGCGGAGGCCGTCGTGCGCCGCGGGCGCGCGCAGGCCGCTCTGGTGGCCCTCGCGCCGGATGACGGCCGCGTGCTGGCCTTGGTCGGCGGCCGGGATTTCGCGGAGAGCCAGTTCAACCGGGCGACCCAGGCCCGCCGCCAGCCCGGCTCGGCTTTCAAGCCTTTCCTCTACGGCGCGGCCCTGGAGAAGGGCTACACCCCGGCCTCGTTGCTCGACGACCGGCCCAAGACCTACCCGGGGGCGGCCGGCCCCTGGCGGCCGCGGAACTACGACGGGGTCTATGCGGGCACGACGACTCTGCGCAGCGCCCTGGCCCATTCCCTCAACGCGGCCGCCTTGGACCTGGCCAACCAACTGGGACCCGCCGCAGCGGCCCAGTTCGCCCGCCGTATGGGCATAGCCAGCCCGCTGGAAGAAAGCCTGGCCCTGGTCCTGGGGACTTCCGAGGTCAGCCTCCTGGAGCTGACCGCGGCCTACGCCCCCTTCGACAACGGAGGCTTCCGGGTGGAGCCGCGCCTCATCGACTCGGTCACCGACGCGCATGGCGACGTCCTGGAGTTCGCCCGCGGCGAGCGGGAGAGCGTGCTGGACCCGGCCCGGGCGTACCTGCTCACCTCATTGCTGGAGAGCGTCACCAAGGAAGGGACGGCGAAGGACCTGCCGCGCCTGGGCTTCTCGCGGCCCTGCGCGGGGAAGACCGGGACCACCGAAGACGGCCGCGACGCCTGGTTCGTGGGCTACACGCCGCAGTTGCTGGCCGGGGTCTGGGTCGGCGACGACCGCAACCGGCCGCTCAAGCTCACCGGAGCCAAGGACGCCTTGCCGGTCTGGGCCAGCTTCATGAAAGCGGCCGCGGAAGGGCCGGCGGCGGCCTTTGCGCAGCCGCAAGGCTTGGTGACCGTGACCATAGACCCGGCTTCCGGCCTGCGCGCCCGGGCGGGATGCCCGCAGCGGCAGGACGAGGTCTTCTTGGCCGGCACGGAGCCGACCGCGGAGTGCCCCCTGCATCCGGGCGGGGTCTGGGGCTGGCTCCGGAAGTGGTTCCGCCGCCGTTAA
- a CDS encoding PIN domain-containing protein produces the protein MKNRAHDLSKYVFQRDESLLLDANVWLYLYPAPSDARQGHAANYSNAVKGMLTAGSLLVMDALILSEYLNRYCRIEWNALHKAAQPDFKVFRKSPAFKSVGAGAATYARAMLKLCTRHDHPFSAANVTQVLADFETGVNDFNDGLLAETCRHHGWKLVTNDGDFTSGGIDILTSHPRLLRACP, from the coding sequence ATGAAGAATAGAGCTCACGACCTTTCCAAGTATGTGTTCCAGAGGGACGAGTCCCTGCTCCTAGATGCGAATGTCTGGCTCTACCTCTATCCTGCCCCGTCCGATGCGCGCCAAGGGCATGCCGCCAACTATTCGAACGCCGTGAAAGGGATGCTGACCGCCGGATCACTGCTGGTCATGGATGCGCTGATCCTCAGTGAGTACCTCAACCGCTACTGCCGGATCGAGTGGAACGCACTTCACAAGGCGGCGCAGCCGGACTTTAAGGTGTTCCGAAAATCCCCCGCTTTTAAGTCTGTGGGGGCAGGCGCCGCCACGTACGCACGCGCTATGCTCAAACTCTGCACCAGGCACGACCATCCATTTTCCGCCGCCAACGTCACGCAAGTACTTGCTGACTTTGAGACTGGAGTGAATGACTTCAACGACGGCCTCCTCGCCGAGACTTGCCGTCATCATGGCTGGAAACTGGTCACCAACGACGGCGATTTCACCTCTGGCGGGATCGATATTTTAACCTCGCATCCGCGCCTGCTGAGGGCGTGTCCATGA
- a CDS encoding ATP-binding protein — protein sequence MITRLQTVQSSQDGYERLGELARETASLSASRLELNLSRVGFFAANMAAPLGAVLARVADRFNAIEVVSVPEMVEHILRKNSFLTQYRYPALDDVNRTTIPFRRLQRSDEGLFADYVERHLRGKGIPRMSEGLGKVFKKKLFEVFQNAVIHSESEIGIFVCGQFFPQKQRLDLTIADAGIGIRENVRRFLGEKISSIDAIRWALQEGHTTKRGPQPGGLGLKFLQEFVRLNKGRIQIASRFGFYEFGNGQESFTKMGADFPGTAVTIEINTADTESYVLASEIPPESIF from the coding sequence ATGATCACCCGCTTGCAAACAGTCCAAAGCAGCCAGGACGGATACGAGCGACTGGGGGAACTGGCCCGAGAAACGGCTTCGCTTTCGGCCAGTCGTTTGGAGCTTAATTTGTCCCGAGTCGGTTTTTTTGCTGCCAACATGGCTGCACCCCTCGGAGCGGTGCTGGCGCGAGTAGCAGATCGGTTTAATGCCATCGAAGTGGTCAGCGTTCCGGAGATGGTGGAACACATCTTGCGGAAGAATAGTTTCCTGACGCAATACCGGTACCCGGCGTTGGACGACGTAAACCGAACCACTATTCCGTTTCGCCGCCTCCAGCGTTCGGACGAAGGGCTATTTGCCGACTACGTGGAGCGGCACCTGAGAGGCAAGGGAATCCCTCGTATGTCCGAAGGGCTTGGCAAGGTTTTCAAGAAGAAATTATTTGAGGTCTTCCAGAATGCCGTGATCCATTCCGAGTCTGAAATCGGCATCTTCGTTTGCGGACAGTTCTTCCCGCAAAAACAAAGACTCGATCTGACGATTGCAGACGCGGGAATCGGCATCCGAGAAAACGTGCGCCGTTTTCTTGGGGAAAAGATATCTTCTATTGATGCAATTCGCTGGGCATTGCAGGAGGGCCATACCACGAAGAGAGGGCCTCAACCAGGCGGATTGGGCCTGAAGTTCCTTCAAGAATTCGTCAGGCTGAACAAGGGCCGAATACAGATCGCCTCCCGATTTGGGTTTTACGAGTTCGGCAATGGCCAGGAGTCCTTCACGAAGATGGGTGCGGATTTCCCCGGAACGGCCGTGACCATCGAGATCAACACTGCCGACACAGAGTCCTATGTTCTGGCGTCGGAGATACCGCCAGAGAGCATTTTCTAA
- a CDS encoding STAS-like domain-containing protein: MSEPIVVRVFDIVGGPLGVSADDGQRVYDKIALLLGEGKKVSLSFEQVETMISSFLNAAIGQLYGKFPEERIRELLSVRDMDEEDLMVLKRVVENAKAYFKDPKRFDAAWKEEVGNNEE, translated from the coding sequence ATGAGTGAGCCAATTGTGGTTCGTGTATTCGATATCGTCGGTGGTCCGTTGGGTGTATCTGCCGATGATGGCCAACGCGTTTACGACAAGATCGCCCTCCTGCTGGGCGAGGGGAAGAAAGTTTCCCTCTCCTTTGAACAGGTGGAGACGATGATCTCGTCTTTTCTTAACGCGGCGATTGGGCAGCTCTACGGCAAGTTCCCTGAAGAGCGAATTAGGGAACTGCTTTCGGTCCGCGACATGGATGAAGAAGATCTTATGGTGCTCAAGCGAGTGGTGGAAAACGCCAAGGCGTATTTCAAAGACCCGAAACGATTTGATGCGGCGTGGAAGGAAGAGGTGGGCAACAATGAAGAATAG
- a CDS encoding GIY-YIG nuclease family protein, translated as MIRGIREAPDAGRGWSVYMVRCGDGSLYTGVAKGVERRVAKHNSGRGAAYTRTRRPVRLLYREDGLTRSEALVREAGIKSMPKPKKELLVGRGRRGRLISRKKRATIAA; from the coding sequence ATGATCCGCGGCATCCGGGAGGCTCCGGATGCGGGCCGCGGCTGGTCCGTGTACATGGTGCGCTGCGGCGACGGTTCGCTCTACACCGGCGTGGCCAAAGGGGTGGAGCGGCGCGTGGCCAAGCACAACTCCGGCCGCGGGGCGGCGTACACCCGGACGCGGCGGCCGGTGCGCCTTCTTTACCGGGAAGACGGGCTCACCCGCTCCGAGGCCCTGGTCCGTGAAGCCGGAATCAAGTCCATGCCCAAGCCCAAGAAAGAACTCCTCGTCGGGAGGGGCCGGCGGGGGCGATTGATTTCCAGGAAGAAAAGAGCGACAATAGCCGCTTAA
- a CDS encoding PorV/PorQ family protein — translation MNLRPAFLIAALVLAAPRLQAEPGLTAASTLQRPLAARPLGLGEAFSAVDGGLDSLGYNPAGSARLERPELETSYVRGIASDDFGFLGYAHPLHFATITGGLVYYNAGNIDISLSNGTKESRTAQQDMVGLLSASFPLAWGLCAGGTAKFYRFELAQEAKASGFAGDLGALWHSPLSGLNLGASLQNLGPDVKFEQAGDPLPLTTRFGAAYDFNLAKYHWVQEGGWGVSRFLVTADGVKLRDQKSLLPAAGLEMGMGLGEEGSGALRFGYLFSRDISNFTFGVGFRQGRWRLDYALGVGRADVTSTHHITVGASF, via the coding sequence GTGAACTTGAGGCCGGCCTTCCTCATCGCGGCCTTGGTCCTGGCCGCCCCCCGCCTCCAGGCGGAGCCGGGGCTGACCGCCGCTTCCACGCTCCAGCGCCCCCTCGCGGCGCGCCCCCTGGGCCTGGGCGAGGCTTTCTCCGCCGTGGATGGAGGGCTGGATTCTCTGGGGTACAACCCCGCCGGCTCGGCCCGCCTGGAGCGCCCGGAGCTGGAGACCAGCTATGTCCGCGGGATCGCCAGCGATGATTTCGGCTTCCTCGGCTATGCGCATCCGCTCCATTTCGCGACCATCACCGGGGGCCTGGTCTACTACAACGCGGGCAACATCGATATCAGCCTTTCCAACGGCACGAAGGAATCGCGCACGGCCCAGCAGGACATGGTCGGGCTCCTGAGCGCGAGCTTCCCCCTGGCCTGGGGCCTCTGCGCCGGCGGCACGGCCAAATTCTACCGCTTCGAACTCGCACAAGAAGCCAAGGCCTCCGGCTTCGCGGGGGACCTGGGAGCCCTCTGGCATTCCCCCCTCTCAGGCCTCAACCTGGGCGCCTCCTTGCAGAACCTCGGTCCGGACGTGAAGTTCGAGCAGGCCGGCGACCCCCTGCCGCTGACCACGCGCTTCGGCGCGGCCTACGATTTCAACCTGGCCAAGTACCACTGGGTCCAGGAGGGCGGCTGGGGGGTCTCCCGCTTCCTGGTGACGGCCGATGGGGTCAAACTGCGCGACCAGAAGAGCCTGCTGCCGGCCGCGGGCCTGGAGATGGGGATGGGACTGGGCGAGGAAGGCTCCGGCGCGCTGCGCTTCGGCTACCTTTTCTCTCGCGACATCAGCAACTTCACGTTCGGCGTGGGCTTCCGGCAGGGCCGCTGGCGGCTGGACTACGCCCTCGGCGTCGGACGCGCGGACGTGACCAGCACCCACCACATCACCGTCGGCGCCAGCTTCTAG
- a CDS encoding helicase-related protein, which yields MSKLEELTPNASVRGILPECLVAVVNVQWFGSDALELTYKDPTGKVSNELLYRQDEARVEVALQGRPWSFDGDGSLFRLVSEAHRIRLAHLFDPVLAVHTSVVEPLPHQITAVYEAMLPRQPLRFLLADDPGAGKTIMAGLLMKELLARGDLHRCMVVCPGSLAEQWQDELYRRFHLPFEILTNDKLEAARTGNWFLETNLVIARLDKLSRNEDVQDKLKAPDCRWDLIVCDEAHKMSASIFNGEIKYTKRYRLGQLLSTMTRHFLLMTATPHNGKEEDFQLFMALLDGDRFEGRFRDGVHASDASDLMRRMVKEGLLKFDGTPLFPERIAYTVPYKLSDAEAQLYKEVTDYVRDEFNRAEALQNDKRAGTVGFALTILQRRLASSPEAIYQSLRRRRERLESKLRELKLLQRGAETGPAMAAGIPVLDAEDVEDLEEAPDNEVETAEEEILDQSTAARTIAELKAEIATLRRLEALALTLRRSGEDKKWRELSQLLNEIFTSAIHATQVAERPIPRGSAAIPPPTASPHQKLVLFTEHRDTLNYLENRVTTLLGRKDSVVMIHGGMGREERTKAQEAFKHDPEVQVLLATDAAGEGINLQRAHLMVNYDLPWNPNRIEQRFGRIHRIGQTEVCHLWNLVAEETREGDVYRTLLEKLEQARQTLGGQVFDVLGKLQFEGKSLRDLLIEAIRYGERPEIRARLTQVVANTVDPLKLRDLLEEHALAHDAMDAARVYRIREEMERAEARRLQPHYIESFFLDAFQRLGGSVKQREPRRYEIAHVPAPLRNRDRLIGIAEPLLSRYERIAFEKSLIAPQGQPLAAFLCPGHPLLDVTIDLTLERHRDLLRRGTVLVDERDGGTRPRVLFYLEHSIQDASPARTGLPAAGLAAGERRVISKRMLYVELVADGNARNPHYAPYLDYRPLAAGEPAVDAILARPECAWITRELEQKARGYAVANVVPEHLSEVRARKLDLIAKTEAAVQDRLTKEISYWDHRAEELKLQEQAGRPNARLNSDEARKRADALQGRLQKRMEELKLERQIAPLPPVVLGGLVLIPAGLLAAMTGRPVELQRVAADTLAAAARARDAVMVVERSLGFVPTDRETEKLGYDIESRVPGTGRLRFIEVKGRVAGAATITVTKNEILYSLNKPDDFILAIVEFDGQNQRVHYVRHPFRREPDFGVTSVNYNFADLLNRAGAPS from the coding sequence ATGAGCAAACTAGAGGAACTCACACCGAACGCTTCAGTAAGAGGCATTTTACCGGAATGCCTTGTTGCTGTCGTCAATGTTCAATGGTTCGGCTCGGACGCCCTAGAGCTAACCTACAAAGACCCAACTGGTAAGGTGTCTAACGAGCTCTTATATCGTCAGGACGAGGCACGTGTCGAGGTGGCCCTCCAAGGACGGCCATGGAGTTTTGACGGAGATGGCAGCCTATTCCGCTTGGTCTCCGAGGCGCACCGTATCCGATTAGCCCACCTCTTCGATCCGGTACTGGCTGTCCACACCTCGGTAGTTGAGCCACTACCGCACCAGATCACGGCGGTCTACGAGGCGATGCTCCCTCGTCAACCCCTACGCTTTTTGTTGGCCGACGACCCCGGCGCAGGCAAGACGATCATGGCGGGACTCCTCATGAAGGAGTTGCTCGCCCGAGGCGACCTGCATCGTTGTATGGTGGTCTGTCCCGGCAGTCTGGCCGAGCAATGGCAGGATGAACTTTACCGACGGTTCCACTTGCCCTTCGAAATTCTGACCAATGACAAGTTAGAAGCTGCTCGCACCGGCAACTGGTTTCTTGAGACGAATCTGGTCATCGCTCGCCTCGACAAGCTCTCCCGCAACGAGGATGTCCAAGACAAGCTGAAGGCTCCCGACTGCCGGTGGGACCTTATCGTGTGCGACGAGGCGCATAAGATGTCCGCCAGCATCTTCAATGGCGAGATCAAGTACACGAAGCGCTATAGGCTCGGCCAACTCCTCTCGACAATGACCCGGCACTTCTTGCTGATGACCGCGACCCCTCACAACGGCAAGGAAGAGGATTTTCAGCTTTTCATGGCCCTGCTCGATGGAGATCGCTTCGAGGGGCGCTTCCGTGACGGTGTTCACGCGTCTGATGCCTCTGATCTTATGCGTCGCATGGTCAAGGAAGGACTCCTTAAGTTCGATGGGACTCCGCTGTTTCCAGAACGAATAGCCTACACTGTTCCGTACAAGCTCTCCGATGCAGAGGCACAACTCTACAAGGAAGTAACCGACTACGTGCGCGACGAGTTTAACCGGGCGGAAGCTCTACAGAATGACAAGCGCGCCGGAACCGTCGGTTTTGCGCTCACAATTTTGCAGCGCCGTCTGGCCTCGTCACCCGAAGCCATCTACCAGTCGCTGCGCCGCCGTCGCGAACGGCTGGAAAGCAAGTTGCGGGAGTTGAAATTGCTACAGCGGGGGGCCGAAACCGGGCCTGCCATGGCGGCCGGGATACCGGTGCTGGATGCTGAGGATGTTGAGGATCTAGAGGAGGCCCCCGACAATGAGGTCGAGACGGCGGAAGAGGAGATACTCGACCAGTCGACCGCAGCGCGAACAATCGCCGAGCTCAAGGCGGAAATCGCTACGCTGAGGCGTCTGGAGGCGCTGGCGCTCACGCTACGCCGGAGCGGCGAAGACAAGAAATGGCGCGAACTTTCCCAACTGCTGAACGAAATTTTCACATCTGCCATCCATGCCACCCAGGTAGCCGAGAGACCCATCCCCCGCGGGTCGGCGGCAATCCCGCCTCCAACTGCGTCCCCACACCAGAAGCTGGTCCTCTTCACCGAACACCGCGACACCCTCAACTACCTGGAGAACCGAGTCACAACTCTCCTCGGGCGAAAGGATTCGGTGGTGATGATCCACGGCGGCATGGGTCGTGAGGAACGAACGAAAGCGCAGGAAGCATTCAAACATGATCCCGAAGTGCAGGTCCTTTTGGCGACGGATGCCGCGGGCGAGGGAATCAACCTCCAGCGCGCGCATCTGATGGTGAACTATGATCTGCCATGGAATCCGAACCGTATCGAGCAGAGGTTCGGCCGCATTCATCGCATTGGGCAGACCGAGGTTTGCCATCTTTGGAACCTTGTCGCCGAGGAGACCCGCGAGGGTGACGTGTACCGAACCCTGCTGGAAAAGCTGGAACAGGCCCGTCAGACTCTGGGCGGCCAAGTCTTCGATGTGCTGGGAAAACTCCAATTTGAGGGGAAATCCCTGCGCGATCTCCTAATCGAGGCTATCCGCTACGGGGAACGTCCTGAGATTCGCGCCAGGCTAACGCAAGTGGTCGCCAACACCGTCGACCCTCTCAAATTGCGCGATTTGCTCGAAGAACATGCGCTCGCGCACGACGCGATGGACGCAGCCCGCGTGTACCGTATTCGAGAGGAGATGGAGCGGGCTGAGGCGCGTCGCTTGCAGCCCCATTACATCGAATCTTTCTTCCTTGATGCCTTTCAGCGTCTGGGGGGATCGGTCAAGCAACGCGAGCCGCGCCGCTATGAGATCGCGCATGTCCCGGCTCCTCTGCGCAATCGCGATCGACTCATTGGAATCGCCGAGCCACTGTTGTCGCGCTACGAGCGCATTGCCTTCGAGAAATCCCTTATCGCACCACAGGGGCAGCCCCTTGCCGCGTTTCTGTGCCCCGGGCACCCGTTGCTTGATGTCACCATCGACCTTACCCTTGAACGCCATCGCGATTTGCTCCGCCGCGGCACGGTGTTGGTGGATGAGCGCGACGGCGGGACACGCCCTCGTGTGCTCTTCTACCTGGAGCATTCCATTCAGGACGCCAGCCCGGCACGAACGGGCCTGCCTGCCGCAGGCTTGGCCGCAGGGGAGCGTCGCGTCATATCCAAGCGGATGCTTTATGTGGAGCTGGTTGCGGACGGCAATGCGCGCAATCCTCACTATGCGCCCTACCTGGATTATCGCCCGTTGGCTGCCGGCGAACCGGCAGTGGACGCGATATTGGCCCGACCGGAATGCGCTTGGATCACCCGGGAATTGGAGCAAAAAGCGCGGGGGTACGCCGTCGCGAATGTCGTGCCCGAACACCTTAGTGAGGTTCGCGCGCGCAAGCTCGATCTCATAGCTAAGACCGAGGCGGCGGTGCAGGACCGGTTGACGAAGGAGATCAGCTACTGGGACCACCGCGCCGAAGAGCTTAAGCTCCAGGAACAGGCGGGCAGGCCTAATGCGCGACTTAACTCGGATGAAGCGCGGAAACGCGCGGATGCCCTTCAGGGGCGGTTGCAGAAGCGGATGGAGGAACTTAAACTCGAACGGCAGATCGCCCCGTTGCCCCCAGTCGTGCTGGGTGGCCTTGTGTTGATCCCCGCAGGCCTGCTTGCGGCAATGACCGGTCGTCCTGTAGAACTCCAACGCGTCGCAGCCGACACCTTGGCCGCGGCAGCGCGAGCGCGCGATGCCGTGATGGTGGTCGAGCGCAGCCTGGGCTTCGTCCCCACCGACCGCGAGACCGAGAAGCTGGGCTACGACATCGAGAGTCGCGTCCCTGGCACCGGGCGGCTACGCTTCATCGAAGTGAAAGGACGCGTTGCGGGTGCTGCCACGATCACCGTTACCAAGAATGAGATTCTATACTCGCTCAACAAGCCGGATGACTTCATTCTCGCCATCGTTGAATTCGACGGTCAGAATCAGCGGGTTCATTATGTCCGCCACCCTTTCCGGCGGGAGCCGGACTTCGGCGTGACCAGCGTGAACTACAATTTCGCGGACTTGCTGAACCGGGCCGGGGCGCCGTCATGA